From the genome of Solanum stenotomum isolate F172 chromosome 5, ASM1918654v1, whole genome shotgun sequence:
tgaatgataattTCGTGTAATGGGTGATTACTAGTTACTCAAAGATGTTTAATCTTGGTAGGTAGGTTCGGTTTTGAGTGCAAtagtcatttctcaatcaactattacGAATCAAGTGAGTTTTTCCGAAACCACAATAGGCACAACACAATTTAACAATGCATTACCTTAATTAATCAACTATTTCAAGCTAGATTTGTAAGATTGCATTCAAACCCACATTCTCAAGTTAGATCCGTAACAATACAATCAATATAATCATCAACTAATAACTCAACTATAACACCTCTTTCTCAAGTAAGTATTGAGTACTaagctagaattgcatttgcaactacaaattcctCAATTACAGCACGAACTATTAATTGAAAGCActtcaaaacaataataaaatcagtaactaacaacacccattagctaattaatgcattcaactacataatcacacccctaagaatgagggttttagccaaacatagtaaagaacaagaaatcgttaccaacaAAGTTTTCTATCATGTTTGACAATGATCCAAAAGTTTCCAAATGCTAGAAATTAGGCTAAAAGTCTCACAATCCCTAAATCTCTACtaaagaaaatgcaaaaataatgTTCTAGAATGTAAAAgatcaaaaactcaaaagagAACAATATGGGGactcccttcttttttttttgaaaattgcatttatacGTACCCATAATTTCAGCATGAAGTccactcggcgaagtaagtcgagCTCACCGAATTTGTCACCAACACGCCGAGTGCTCCTCTTCTCGCCTTTTTGGCATATCTTTGTCTGTAAATCATTCTATAATTTTTGGTGAAGTGAGTGAAATTCACTGAACCGATCGACGATACGATGATGCATCGAGTGCTCCTCTTCTCACCTTCTTGGCATGGATTTTTACCACCTCGTTCTGTACATTAGGCGAGCTAAATCGGCATCGCCGATctcttcggcgagtcaccgaattaATTGTTTGATCATTGGTTTTTCCCATGGGCTGGGATGCTGAATCTTTAGGCGAGCTGAAGGTCCACTCGGTGACTTACCGATTGGCTTTGATGAGTACCCGTTTCTCTTTCCTTCAaccttttcagccttttcgttcctatTTTCCTTGTAATGTACTTGTCTTACTCTTTTGACTTCATTAATGcatattgaaatttaaaatcagTTAcgagcataaaataggcattaaCTACACTAACTCCCTGAATAttaaaccctaaatgagtcaaaatccccaactcatcaatacccccaacttaaacttttgcttgtcctcaagtaaaagaCAAGATCAATCAGGTAAACAtggatgtctacaaatagtgctacttgacactcaacatgaatgcagaCGAGGTTCAATCTATAcatgcaatgttcaattgtgcatTAGAAGTTTCAAACTGTGACTAGCCATTATCAAGTAGAAgtcaagctcacaatgcttgcttcaaatgaaaattcaagctcaacaagagtattcgaatgccctcacatcaagaatgattccatgctcACACAGAGCTCATCAAATATTATGACTTAAGgataaacacatgcatgattctACCTATACACTTGcctgtattttccaatcaacatatCAGTCGGCTCGGTCAAGATCACcaaggtctttcaaggcttgtaacggggctgaagGTAAATGTATGATTGTTTTGGCCTAGTGACTTATACCTTCATGAAGCATGACTTGCATttcactttttctccttttattccactcttttcatttttacaatCCACCCTAAGTACTTTCAAGCACAAAGATTCTTGTCTGGCTTATTGGATACCCCTTTTCTTTCCATCATGcacttctttttcaatctttttattttgctttctttcttcttcttttttatatggaggggttccatcttttcaACACAAATTTCAAGGTTGAATTTCACAAACTTCTTGCTCAATTTCTTTCCACATTTTTTACCACACCctaacttaggattttggcctaagtcgggTATTCCAACGGACCAATGCTTTATAAAGGTTTTAGGTGGGTAGTAAAAAGCTAAATGTGTTCATCtttcatccaaagaaaaggttaggctcaaatggtgccaaaTTAGGTTCACACTCTCATAAGGTGGTTACAAAGAGGTATAACAACAATTTTTGTTTACTCTCAAACATTTGTGCCTAATATCATTTGTTTCATTCACAAACATTAGTTAATTGGACCAACATAGTAAGTTCTAGGTATCACCAagcacatatttttttaaaaatgttcaGCACACAAGGcattcaacacaatcaacaatcaTGACTCTACAAGTGAAGCTCACGTttaatgatcatcacaagactCATTTCGTCAATCGACTAGTTACAATGATATGCTAAGAATCAACACatgacttatgcaactcaaattTTCCTCATTGGACTTGCACAAATATATCGTTCAAccaagagcactattcaagtcatcaatatTTCTCACAACTGATACTCAAACATGCAAGAGAACAAGCACACATTCACAAATCTAGAAATTAGGAAATGGATTAATGGGATCGAAAACCAACATTCACAAATTTCACCATAATAAATGAGAAGTTTCAGACACAACCAAAAGTAGAAATACAATCATCCAAAACGAAATAAATACAAACCAAAGGGATAGGTATGAAGATACCATCACCCCACCAAACAAAACTAAACAGTGTCCTCAATGTAAAGTAAAGTAAATgtctcaaaaataaaacaagaagagAGTCAAGATCCCCCTATCAGGCTAAGCCTGAGGTGAACGTTGTGCATCTAGAGCTCTCTCAATCGGGGTATCACTGCCCGACTCTCCTCCAGGAATAGGTTGCGCTCTACTGGAACCAATCATCGAGGAGTCATAAAGTGAAGCCTCTGTCGCCATATGCACCATCACACCCTCCAAGTCCACAAACTCATCATAAACTACAGCATCACGGGTCCCAAGCTCCTTTTTATCCATCTCAGAAGTGTCTGACTCCTTATCATCATCAGCTAAAACAACATCTCCGATCACATGGAACATTTGAACTTGGGCCCTTGGGAATATCAACTCCACCCCATAACATAGATATATATAAGTGGATTTGAGCTCATCCACATCACGTCTCAATCCTGCAATATCGACCTTCAAGTCTGTCACATCCTCTAACTGTCAACCTCCCTGCTAACACACCTTAATTCGCACGGTGAGGGCGTCTAATGGTAGACTATGAGCAGTAATCAACTCTCTATGCTC
Proteins encoded in this window:
- the LOC125863772 gene encoding uncharacterized protein LOC125863772; the encoded protein is MSVSAAISKPSLTHAMLYKMGYLAHSTDVRASQVEAAAPGLIERVIVVAHAPIRAKLREHRELITAHSLPLDALTVRIKVDIAGLRRDVDELKSTYIYLCYGVELIFPRAQVQMFHVIGDVVLADDDKESDTSEMDKKELGTRDAVVYDEFVDLEGVMVHMATEASLYDSSMIGSSRAQPIPGGESGSDTPIERALDAQRSPQA